A genomic region of Vitis vinifera cultivar Pinot Noir 40024 chromosome 7, ASM3070453v1 contains the following coding sequences:
- the LOC100252855 gene encoding uncharacterized protein LOC100252855, with product MDFFKSVFSDDPDPPRFDPDPESPKKPSQSEEDDAPDAKPDPNPNPSAGGGWSFGGLIKTLTTKSESVIEIYRRDLQEFGTGLKHETAAFREVASRVVKELPASIEVGASEFGSSMLKGTAEIISHGKEALLAVDTDTDENAQNHSNQGVISKPFSRFDAQVRAIQNDVNTYVEEPEDLDDYNKWKLEFVLDDKGEEIQNLLEENGAMEGIYNRIVPKNVDQETFWFRYFYRVYKLKQAEDVRASLVKRAIMREDEEELSWDVEDEDEDDETTREVGGKNSEKMEKENRELGNKDYEKIVKKEESVEESGVGTSAVSLEKGENEVKVDAGDKGILTMSSENVSVSDEKMQLEVKKDELAVKSDEKVALERKVDSGESSKESSVQVVASQAPEEEDLGWDEIEDLSSSDEKKVNLGSPANRDNMRKRLSAADEEEDLNWDIEDDDEPVKA from the coding sequence ATGGATTTCTTCAAATCCGTTTTTTCAGACGACCCAGATCCTCCAAGATTCGACCCAGATCCGGAATCGCCCAAAAAACCATCCCAAAGCGAAGAAGACGATGCCCCAGATGCGAAACCGGACCCTAACCCTAATCCCAGTGCTGGCGGTGGTTGGAGCTTTGGGGGTTTAATCAAAACCCTAACCACCAAATCCGAATCAGTTATCGAAATATACCGTCGAGATCTCCAGGAATTTGGGACTGGCCTGAAGCATGAAACGGCGGCGTTCCGTGAGGTCGCGAGCCGTGTCGTGAAGGAACTGCCGGCGTCGATCGAGGTCGGCGCGTCTGAATTCGGGAGCTCCATGTTGAAAGGAACGGCCGAGATCATCTCACATGGTAAGGAAGCGCTTCTAGCAGTTGATACTGATACTGATGAAAATGCCCAGAATCATAGTAATCAGGGTGTGATCTCGAAACCGTTTAGTAGATTTGATGCTCAGGTTCGTGCAATTCAGAATGATGTCAATACATATGTTGAAGAACCTGAGGATTTGGATGATTACAATAAGTGGAAACTAGAGTTTGTGTTGGATGACAAGGGTGAGGAAATTCAGAATTTGTTAGAAGAAAATGGGGCTATGGAGGGGATTTACAATCGGATTGTTCCGAAAAATGTCGATCAGGAGACATTCTGGTTTCGGTATTTTTACAGGGTTTATAAGCTCAAGCAAGCTGAGGATGTTAGGGCTAGTCTTGTGAAGAGAGCTATTATGAGGGAAGATGAGGAGGAGTTGAGTTGGGATGTTGAGGATGAAGACGAGGATGATGAGACTACCAGAGAGGTGGGTGGGAAGAATTctgagaaaatggaaaaagaaaatagagaattgGGTAATAAAGATTACGagaaaattgtgaaaaaggAGGAGTCTGTTGAGGAATCAGGAGTCGGGACTTCTGCGGTTTCTCTtgaaaagggagaaaatgaGGTGAAAGTGGATGCCGGAGACAAGGGCATTCTCACTATGAGTAGTGAGAATGTGTCCGTGTCCGATGAGAAAATGCAGTTGGAAGTGAAGAAGGATGAATTAGCAGTGAAGTCTGATGAAAAGGTGGCTTTGGAAAGGAAAGTTGATTCTGGTGAATCTTCGAAAGAAAGCAGTGTTCAAGTTGTAGCAAGCCAAGCACCAGAGGAAGAAGATCTTGGGTGGGATGAGATTGAGGATCTCAGCAGCAGTGATGAAAAGAAAGTGAATCTTGGCAGCCCTGCAAACAGAGATAACATGCGGAAGCGGCTGAGTGCTGCAGATGAAgaggaagacttgaattgggatattgaagatgatgatgaaccTGTTAAAGCTTGA
- the LOC100266638 gene encoding probable galacturonosyltransferase-like 4 encodes MALWSPPSSLPLLGLLSIIIFLRPTSVVTSPSGIRHGIIRKPSSYEPAVVLFREAPAFRNGDACGSSDADRIHVVMTLDANYLRGTIAALLSILQHSTCPENIDFHFLWSHFESDIFSSINSTFPFLNFKVYRFDSNRVRGKISKSIRRALDQPLNYARIYLGDILPADVRRVIYLDSDLVMVDDIAKLWGVELGDKVLAAPEYCHANFTNYFTSAFWSDRALARTFDGRKPCYFNTGVMVVDVEKWREGGYTKKVEEWMAVQKKKRIYQLGSLPPFLLVLAGNMQPVHHRWNQHGLGGDNLEGRCRSLHPGPISLLHWSGKGKPWLRLDSRRPCTVDHLWAPYDLYRSSTSSLEE; translated from the coding sequence ATGGCCCTTTGGAGCCCCCCTTCATCTCTACCCCTCCTGGGCCTCCTGTCCATTATAATTTTTCTCCGTCCCACCTCTGTCGTCACTTCTCCTTCTGGTATACGCCATGGAATTATCCGAAAACCCTCCTCCTATGAGCCTGCAGTCGTCCTCTTCCGTGAAGCTCCCGCTTTCCGAAATGGGGATGCCTGCGGCTCGTCGGATGCGGACAGGATACATGTGGTCATGACCCTTGACGCCAACTATCTCAGAGGCACCATTGCAGCTCTCTTATCCATCCTGCAACACTCCACCTGCCCGGAAAACATCGATTTCCACTTCCTATGGAGTCACTTTGAGTCGGATATCTTCTCCAGCATCAACTCCACATTTCCTTTCCTGAACTTCAAGGTGTATCGGTTTGATTCGAATAGGGTTCGTGGGAAGATATCCAAGTCCATCAGGCGAGCTCTGGACCAGCCTTTGAACTACGCAAGGATATATCTCGGTGATATACTGCCGGCGGATGTCCGGCGGGTTATTTACCTTGATTCAGACCTGGTAATGGTGGACGACATCGCCAAGCTGTGGGGGGTGGAGCTGGGTGACAAGGTGCTGGCTGCGCCGGAGTACTGCCATGCTAATTTCACTAACTACTTCACCTCTGCGTTCTGGTCTGACCGGGCTTTGGCCCGCACGTTTGATGGCCGGAAGCCATGTTACTTCAACACAGGGGTGATGGTGGTGGACGTGGAGAAGTGGAGAGAAGGAGGGTATACTAAGAAGGTGGAAGAATGGATGGCGGtgcagaagaagaagaggatatATCAGTTGGGTTCTTTGCCTCCTTTCTTGCTTGTTTTGGCTGGAAATATGCAGCCAGTCCATCATAGATGGAACCAACATGGGTTGGGAGGAGACAATCTTGAAGGGAGATGTAGGAGTCTTCATCCAGGGCCAATAAGCCTGCTACATTGGAGTGGGAAAGGGAAGCCATGGTTGAGGTTGGACTCGAGGAGGCCATGCACCGTCGATCATCTGTGGGCGCCTTACGACCTCTACCGATCATCGACGAGCTCGCTAGAAGAATGA
- the LOC100257996 gene encoding uncharacterized protein LOC100257996 yields MAAVLRFLIAVLLFSSIASASLSQEEEEEFSEELLLKPLADRKVLAHFHFESKAPPTRTYGHHHRLFPKALYQLVQKFRIREMELSFTQGRWNYERWGGFDPISSSNAKPPGVELWAVFDVPHDLVDASWKNLTHTLSGLFCASINFLESSTAYSAPDWGFQPFSGSLRYGSLPREAVCTENLTPWLKLLPCRDKAGLAALMDRPSIYRGFYHSQRLRLSSTEFGSTELESGIALDQTLTVVLQPTTSQRASMTYSSDSVLQPSWSLSSIFGRKVSGRCVLAKSSNVYVQVERGLVSELKNLHAEDEGSGAGNVTFEKTWNNPGFELSIAPNRVIKEVNILHDETSIVLYEYLIDNYSNSEPFDLGFTWKFPVVWSSPQAPLHASRFLMGSGNERGAIAISLKATEPSDGLWVADTIENSCMLRFNVFQVVPWYVRVYFHTLQVFVDGKPQSVTDFIERMRISPSEDKVSPGVMEMALKLPCCVKSVTLTLEFDKGFLHIDEYPPDANQGFDIPSAVISFPDFHASMHFLKDDSLNKSPLLSKFQEKSPVLCYTEVLLVPLTTPDFSMPYNVITITCTVFALYFGSLLNVLRRRVGEEERFLKRKDSKKTGRLGQLLSKLFAKLRGKSWEPTQTQSASSSLISSKLIFKVILVAGIAAGWQYYSG; encoded by the exons ATGGCTGCTGTTCTTCGTTTCCTCATCGCAGTCCTCCTGTTTTCCTCTATAGCCTCCGCCTCACTCagccaagaagaagaagaagaattctcAGAAGAACTGCTGCTGAAACCTCTGGCCGATCGCAAAGTGCTCGCCCATTTCCACTTCGAAAGCAAAGCTCCTCCCACGAGAACTTATGGCCACCACCACCGCCTCTTCCCGAAAGCTCTTTATCAGCTG GTCCAGAAATTTCGGATTCGGGAGATGGAGTTGTCCTTCACTCAAGGTCGCTGGAATTACGAACGCTGGGGTGGGTTTGACCCCATATCAAGCAGCAATGCAAAGCCGCCTGGGGTTGAGTTGTGGGCAGTCTTTGATGTCCCACATGATCTGGTTGATGCTTCCTGGAAAAATTTAACTCACACACTTTCGGGTCTCTTTTGTGCTTCAATCAACTTCCTAGAGTCTTCTACTGCATATTCTGCTCCTGATTGGGGATTTCAGCCATTTTCTGGCAGTCTGAGGTATGGCTCTTTGCCTCGTGAAGCTGTTTGCACTGAGAACCTAACTCCCTGGTTGAAGTTGCTTCCTTGTCGAGATAAAGCTGGGCTAGCTGCATTAATGGACAGACCATCTATTTATAGAGGCTTTTATCATTCCCAGAGGTTGCGTTTGAGCTCAACCGAATTTGGCTCAACGGAGCTAGAATCGGGGATAGCACTTGATCAAACCCTTACAGTTGTTCTTCAACCTACTACTTCTCAAAGAGCTAGCATGACTTACTCCAGTGACTCAGTATTACAACCCAGTTGGTCTTTGAGCTCAATTTTTGGGAGGAAAGTCAGTGGAAGATGTGTTCTTGCAAAATCTAGTAATGTGTATGTTCAAGTTGAGAGGGGTTTGGTGTCTGAACTGAAAAATTTGCATGCAGAAGATGAAGGATCTGGGGCTGGTAATGTAACCTTTGAAAAGACTTGGAATAACCCAGGCTTTGAATTATCCATTGCCCCAAATAGGGTGATTAAAGAAGTGAATATCTTGCATGATGAGACCTCAATAGTTCTGTATGAATACTTGATTGATAACTATAGTAATTCCGAGCCATTTGATTTGGGGTTTACATGGAAGTTTCCTGTAGTTTGGTCATCTCCTCAAGCACCATTACATGCTAGTAGATTTTTAATGGGAAGTGGAAATGAAAGGGGTGCCATTGCTATTTCCTTAAAAGCTACTGAACCAAGTGATGGGCTCTGGGTTGCTGATACCATTGAAAACAGTTGTATGTTGCGGTTTAATGTTTTCCAAGTTGTGCCCTGGTATGTTAGGGTATATTTTCATACCCTACAAGTGTTTGTTGATGGAAAACCTCAATCTGTCACGGATTTCATTGAGAGGATGCGCATTTCACCTTCTGAAGACAAGGTGTCACCAGGGGTGATGGAGATGGCCCTTAAACTCCCTTGTTGTGTGAAGTCAGTTACATTAACTCTAGAGTTTGATAAG GGTTTTTTGCACATTGATGAATATCCTCCAGATGCAAATCAGGGTTTTGACATCCCATCAGCTGTGATAAGCTTCCCTGACTTCCATGCAAGCATGCATTTTCTAAAGGATGACTCTTTGAACAAGTCACCCTTGTTATCAAAATTCCAG GAAAAAAGTCCTGTTCTCTGTTATACAGAAGTGTTACTTGTACCGTTGACCACTCCTGATTTTAGCATGCCTTATAATGTCATCACGATTACATGCACAGTATTTGCTTTATATTTTGGATCACTGCTCAATGTACTTCGAAGGCGTGTTGGTGAGGaagaaagatttttaaaaagaaaag